A genomic stretch from Hemicordylus capensis ecotype Gifberg chromosome 1, rHemCap1.1.pri, whole genome shotgun sequence includes:
- the LOC128339721 gene encoding 24-hydroxycholesterol 7-alpha-hydroxylase isoform X2: MKGRLSASNVHHLFGSLCQELQEHIKDLGPEGTEELKDMVRHIMFPTITSVLFGKDILLTNKKTTKELEEHFQNFDDGFEYGSQLPEYFLKKWSTSKTWLLQKFEQVLSAEGTNSSDSHSKTLLQHVLDHLYERRFGANYALLLLWASQANAIPVSFWTLAFILSHPSIYENVMKELESVYGKPGKENIAIHVDDLKKLQFIKWCILESTRLRAPGGITKKVVNPIKVQNFVIPAGDLLMLSPYWIHRNPKYFPEPQLFKPDRWKEENLEKNSFLEGFVAFGAGAHQCPGRWLAIMEIQILVVLFLYKYECKLLDPLPKESLLHLVGIQQPAGPCRVQYKRRI; encoded by the exons ATGAAGGGAAGACTGTCTGCCTCTAATGTACATCATTTGTTTGGGAGTCTCTGTCAGGAATTACAGGAACACATCAAGGATCTAGGTCCTGAGGGAACAGAAGAGCTCAAAGACATGGTGAG GCATATCATGTTCCCAACAATAACGAGTGTCTTGTTTGGAAAAGACATCCTTCTGACAAATAAGAAGACTACCAAGGAGCTTGAAGAGCACTTTCAGAACTTTGATGATGGTTTTGAATATGGCAGCCAACTTCCTGAATATTTTCTGAA GAAATGGTCCACATCCAAAACATGGCTCCTTCAAAAGTTTGAACAAGTGTTGAGTGCAGAAGGAACTAACTCTTCAGACAGCCATTCTAAG ACACTACTGCAGCATGTCCTAGACCATTTGTACGAAAGACGCTTTGGTGCTAATTATGCTCTCTTGCTGCTGTGGGCATCTCAAGCCAATGCAATTCCT GTTTCATTCTGGACACTTGCATTTATTCTGTCCCACCCTTCTATTTACGAAAATGTCATGAAGGAACTAGAATCTGTTTATGGCAAACCAG GCAAAGAAAACATTGCAATACATGTAGATGACCTTAAAAAGCTCCAGTTTATCAAGTGGTGTATTTTGGAATCCACACGATTAAGGGCTCCAGGTGGTATCACCAAGAAAGTGGTCAATCCAATTAAAGTTCAG AACTTTGTCATCCCTGCTGGTGACCTGTTGATGTTATCTCCATATTGGATTCATAGGAACCCAAAATATTTTCCAGAACCTCAGCTGTTTAAACCA GATCGTTGGAAAGAAGAAAATTTAGAGAAGAATTCTTTCTTGGAAGGCTTTGTGGCATTTGGAGCGGGGGCACACCAGTGTCCAGGAAG GTGGCTTGCTATAATGGAGATTCAGATTCTTGTTGTTTTGTTCCTTTACAAATATGAATGTAAACTTTTGGATCCACTGCCAAAGGAG